The following coding sequences lie in one Ketobacter sp. MCCC 1A13808 genomic window:
- a CDS encoding radical SAM protein — MQYLPLNYIEPVFRPPSEAHSLILQVTNGCSHNQCTFCEMYTEDQKKFRPKSEADIKAEIHKVARLSVRKIFLADGDAMVLSSRRLTTILNTIRECMPQVIRVSAYCLPSNIKHKSVEELIALRESGLGMVYVGCESGDNEVLSLVKKGETFDSSREALVKLKRAGIKTSVMILNGLGGRVYSEQHALNSARLMNDAQPDYLSTLVVSFPQGEERFRGGFNGQFEPLDTMGLFREMRTLIGQLELEKTIFRSDHASNYLVLKGVLGKDKQRLLDMVDTAIHQPGRIPLRPDWMRGL, encoded by the coding sequence ATGCAGTATTTACCCCTAAACTACATCGAGCCCGTTTTTCGCCCCCCTTCGGAAGCCCATTCCCTGATTCTGCAGGTCACTAACGGTTGCTCTCACAATCAGTGCACATTTTGTGAAATGTACACTGAAGACCAGAAAAAATTCCGCCCCAAATCCGAAGCCGACATCAAGGCAGAGATCCACAAGGTCGCCAGGCTTTCCGTGCGTAAAATCTTTCTGGCTGACGGCGATGCCATGGTGCTTTCCAGTCGCAGACTGACCACTATCCTGAACACAATTCGCGAATGCATGCCGCAGGTCATCCGGGTATCCGCTTATTGCCTTCCCAGCAACATCAAACACAAATCCGTTGAAGAGTTGATCGCATTAAGAGAATCGGGCTTGGGTATGGTTTATGTGGGTTGCGAGTCGGGAGACAACGAAGTCCTGTCCCTTGTAAAAAAAGGTGAAACATTCGATTCATCCAGAGAGGCTCTGGTTAAATTGAAACGAGCCGGTATAAAGACTTCGGTCATGATTCTGAATGGTTTGGGTGGACGAGTCTATTCGGAACAACATGCACTGAATTCGGCACGCCTAATGAATGACGCGCAACCGGATTACCTGTCTACTCTGGTTGTGTCTTTTCCTCAGGGTGAAGAACGATTTCGCGGCGGTTTTAATGGACAATTTGAGCCCTTGGACACGATGGGACTATTCCGGGAAATGCGCACACTGATTGGACAGCTTGAGCTTGAAAAGACCATTTTCCGTTCTGATCACGCATCGAACTATCTCGTACTCAAAGGCGTTCTTGGAAAGGACAAACAACGATTGCTGGACATGGTTGATACTGCGATTCACCAACCCGGCAGAATCCCGTTACGGCCGGACTGGATGCGGGGATTGTAA
- a CDS encoding glycosyltransferase family 4 protein, giving the protein MNEVARKINILIVVDKFVFHGATINGPSRYYSWMLENIDKNIFYVTVVSLRGDTGADHLFRKSGHTVIYMNSHKFNFMAFLKVTRIIRRLKIDLLHLSGYAACTLGRIAAGITGTAVIVHEHWADPNLPFYITLIESVLAYKTDHAIAISEVAKQTLVEGKKIPENKVSIIRNGIPLDRFGKTTSAQASEFRTEIGVTDDVMLIGVVGMLEQNKGHKYVIEAMEKVVAQFPQAKLLIIGEGEERPRLTKQIKALGLTKNIQLLGIRDDVAIIDRALNIFIVASFRETASLAALEAMASGCALITTDCGGPTEFIRNDENGLIVPIKDSPAMADAIVKLLGDPELRQRLTRSAKMESEQFDMVNVTKKIEALYKTVCLDKIPDLKVIEGS; this is encoded by the coding sequence ATGAATGAAGTCGCTCGAAAAATCAATATTTTGATCGTAGTCGATAAGTTTGTGTTCCATGGTGCGACCATCAACGGGCCTTCTCGATATTATTCATGGATGCTTGAAAATATAGATAAAAATATTTTTTATGTCACTGTTGTGTCCTTGCGAGGGGATACCGGTGCGGACCATTTGTTTCGAAAGTCAGGGCACACCGTTATCTATATGAACAGCCATAAGTTTAACTTCATGGCGTTTCTGAAAGTGACCAGAATTATCCGAAGACTTAAAATAGACCTATTGCATTTGTCTGGTTACGCCGCTTGCACGTTAGGCAGGATTGCTGCTGGTATTACCGGTACTGCGGTAATCGTACATGAGCATTGGGCGGATCCGAATTTGCCTTTTTATATCACGCTCATCGAATCCGTTTTGGCCTATAAAACGGATCATGCTATTGCGATTTCCGAGGTGGCAAAGCAGACTCTGGTGGAAGGCAAAAAGATACCGGAAAATAAGGTTTCGATCATCCGCAATGGTATACCCCTGGATCGATTCGGTAAGACAACGTCAGCGCAGGCGAGTGAATTCAGGACCGAGATCGGGGTTACTGACGATGTGATGCTGATTGGTGTGGTCGGGATGCTGGAGCAAAACAAGGGCCACAAATACGTCATTGAAGCGATGGAAAAGGTAGTAGCCCAATTTCCGCAGGCTAAACTGCTCATAATCGGAGAAGGAGAAGAGCGGCCTCGGTTAACCAAACAGATAAAAGCACTCGGATTAACTAAAAATATTCAACTATTAGGTATACGGGATGACGTGGCGATCATTGATCGCGCGCTGAATATTTTCATCGTCGCTTCTTTTCGTGAGACTGCCTCGTTGGCTGCACTCGAAGCGATGGCTTCCGGCTGTGCACTCATTACAACCGACTGTGGTGGACCCACAGAATTCATCCGCAACGACGAAAATGGGTTGATCGTTCCGATTAAAGATAGTCCTGCTATGGCTGATGCGATCGTGAAGTTGCTGGGTGACCCGGAATTACGCCAACGGCTTACTAGAAGTGCGAAAATGGAAAGTGAGCAGTTTGATATGGTCAATGTAACGAAAAAAATCGAAGCACTTTACAAAACGGTGTGCCTTGATAAAATCCCGGACTTGAAAGTAATCGAAGGAAGTTAA
- a CDS encoding NYN domain-containing protein, producing the protein MPEQNRIALLIDCDNVSHNSIEGVLEELAKYGMVNVRHAHGDWNSTSLSGWIGRLHPNAIRPMQQFAYTKGKNATDSAMIIDAMDLLYSKNVEAFALMTSDSDFTPLVMRILESGFPVYGFGEKKTPQPFVDACSVFIYTENLIEDEDSVGKTPVSQKKNRKALRGDTSLVRLLRVAVEQTAEDDGWAHMSRVGHYISNNSSFSAVNYGYKKLGDLIRATELFDIDMRNDGAAMYIRDSRSS; encoded by the coding sequence GTGCCTGAGCAAAACCGGATAGCCTTGCTGATTGATTGCGATAATGTCAGTCATAATTCGATTGAAGGGGTGTTGGAGGAGCTTGCTAAGTACGGCATGGTCAATGTTCGGCACGCGCACGGTGATTGGAACAGTACTTCATTATCAGGCTGGATCGGTCGTCTGCACCCCAATGCCATTCGGCCTATGCAGCAGTTTGCTTATACCAAAGGCAAGAATGCGACTGATTCCGCGATGATCATCGATGCGATGGATCTGTTGTACAGCAAGAACGTAGAAGCCTTTGCATTGATGACCAGTGATAGTGACTTTACCCCGTTGGTAATGAGGATTCTGGAAAGTGGGTTTCCGGTGTACGGGTTCGGCGAAAAGAAGACACCGCAGCCCTTTGTCGATGCCTGTTCCGTTTTTATCTATACAGAGAACTTGATAGAAGATGAGGACAGTGTCGGTAAGACACCGGTTTCACAAAAGAAAAACCGCAAGGCTCTGCGGGGCGATACGTCGTTGGTGCGATTACTCCGGGTGGCAGTGGAACAAACAGCGGAAGACGATGGCTGGGCTCACATGAGTAGAGTCGGACATTATATTTCCAATAACAGTTCGTTTTCGGCTGTCAATTATGGTTATAAGAAATTAGGCGATCTGATCCGGGCAACCGAACTATTTGATATAGATATGAGAAACGATGGGGCGGCCATGTACATCCGGGATTCGCGTAGTTCGTAG
- a CDS encoding Ppx/GppA phosphatase family protein: protein MTEQPDSDVADAPKMAAIDMGSNSFHMVIARTDTEEVRPTQKLAEKVMLAAGLGEDNVLDDDAFQRGLDCLRRFAQCLEGIEPKWIRCVGTNTLRKARNGEAFLREARQILQCPVEVVAGREEARLIYLGVSHSLASSIENRLVFDIGGGSTEFIIGREFEPLLTESLHLGCVSYRERYFPDGKITEQGFKKAVLKTRVEVSSIEKEYRDLGWSSAVGASGTVKAIKTALIENAWYTDGIELDGLYKLRDKILSFNTLADIDIPGIKAERRVVLPSGLAILIGIFEQLKVEKLRFSEGAMREGILYDMLGRHEPEDVRVRTIRSLMKRCGVDEAHAERVQKTALELFRQVQVDWDFGEYCRDWLNWSALSHEIGLMVSHSGFHKHGAYLLTYSDLPGFTNQDQAIIAALVGGHRRKFRDTAFEPILPHLQEKVRRLMLVLRLAVVFNRSRRDVVMPDYRVKTNKDGVTINFDSDWIQSQPLLLAELQQEQDAWSKVGHTLEFE from the coding sequence TTGACTGAACAACCGGACTCAGATGTAGCCGATGCGCCGAAGATGGCGGCGATCGATATGGGCTCAAACAGTTTCCACATGGTGATTGCCCGAACCGACACCGAAGAAGTGCGCCCGACCCAGAAACTGGCGGAAAAGGTGATGCTTGCTGCCGGGTTGGGAGAGGACAATGTGCTGGATGATGATGCCTTTCAACGGGGGCTGGATTGTTTGCGCCGTTTTGCCCAGTGCCTGGAAGGGATCGAGCCGAAGTGGATTCGTTGTGTGGGCACTAACACACTGCGTAAAGCCCGTAATGGTGAGGCTTTTCTGCGTGAAGCGCGCCAGATCCTGCAATGTCCGGTGGAAGTGGTGGCGGGCCGCGAAGAGGCCCGTCTGATCTATCTCGGGGTGTCCCATTCGCTGGCGAGCAGCATTGAGAATCGCCTGGTGTTTGACATCGGTGGCGGCTCGACCGAATTTATTATTGGCCGCGAATTCGAACCGTTGTTAACCGAAAGTTTGCACTTGGGGTGCGTTTCCTATCGGGAGCGGTATTTTCCCGACGGCAAAATTACCGAGCAGGGCTTCAAAAAAGCGGTGCTGAAAACCCGGGTTGAAGTATCCAGTATCGAAAAAGAATACCGGGATCTGGGTTGGTCTAGTGCCGTGGGCGCGTCGGGCACCGTCAAAGCCATCAAAACAGCGCTGATCGAGAATGCATGGTATACCGATGGTATCGAGCTGGATGGTTTGTATAAGCTGCGTGACAAAATTCTCAGCTTTAATACCCTTGCGGATATCGATATCCCCGGTATCAAAGCCGAGCGCCGGGTGGTTCTTCCCAGTGGTCTGGCAATCCTGATTGGCATCTTTGAGCAACTGAAGGTGGAAAAACTGCGGTTTTCCGAAGGCGCGATGCGAGAAGGCATATTGTATGACATGCTGGGACGGCACGAGCCGGAAGACGTGCGTGTGCGCACCATTCGTTCCCTGATGAAACGCTGTGGTGTCGATGAAGCCCATGCCGAGCGCGTACAAAAAACAGCACTGGAATTATTCAGGCAGGTGCAGGTGGACTGGGATTTCGGCGAATATTGCCGTGATTGGTTGAACTGGTCTGCGCTCAGCCATGAAATAGGACTTATGGTGTCGCACTCGGGTTTCCATAAGCATGGCGCTTATCTTCTGACGTATTCTGATTTGCCGGGTTTTACCAATCAGGACCAGGCGATTATAGCGGCTTTGGTGGGTGGGCACCGGCGCAAGTTTCGCGATACTGCATTTGAGCCAATCCTTCCTCATCTGCAGGAGAAAGTGAGACGTCTGATGCTGGTGTTGCGTCTTGCGGTGGTATTTAACCGGTCGCGGCGGGATGTGGTGATGCCGGATTACCGGGTTAAAACCAATAAGGATGGCGTCACCATCAATTTTGACTCTGACTGGATTCAAAGCCAGCCGTTGCTGCTGGCAGAGCTGCAGCAGGAGCAGGATGCATGGAGTAAAGTCGGGCATACCCTGGAATTTGAATAG
- a CDS encoding SDR family NAD(P)-dependent oxidoreductase has product MRNLEGKTAFITGAADGIGFHSARALAKQGMNVMLADINAETLQQAVEVLKGEGFAVDGVVLDVAAREQWGAALDATLSAFDRVHFLLSNAGVSVIGGQQNIEEQEWRWIIDVNLMGVIYGCQVFAPHMKSHGEGGHIMNVASMAGLQGVEFASPYCATKAAVVSLSESWRSELAHSGIEVSVLCPGFAKTRIYDSYRNRQPQYGGPVYFDDLVKQKPSREASKEVVVTGVDVELIAERVVEGLLNNELYILTHPQFRQSQQTRFEMINTAFDRASD; this is encoded by the coding sequence ATGCGGAATTTAGAGGGCAAAACGGCGTTCATCACTGGCGCTGCTGATGGCATCGGGTTTCACAGTGCCCGCGCGCTGGCTAAACAAGGCATGAATGTCATGTTGGCGGATATCAACGCTGAGACATTGCAGCAAGCTGTTGAAGTGCTCAAGGGTGAGGGTTTTGCAGTGGACGGCGTTGTTCTGGATGTGGCAGCGCGCGAGCAATGGGGTGCCGCTCTGGATGCAACCTTGTCTGCATTTGACCGGGTTCATTTTTTGCTAAGCAACGCAGGCGTGTCTGTCATCGGCGGCCAGCAAAATATTGAGGAACAAGAGTGGCGCTGGATTATCGATGTGAATTTAATGGGTGTGATATATGGGTGCCAGGTATTTGCACCGCATATGAAATCCCATGGTGAAGGTGGGCATATTATGAATGTGGCCTCAATGGCGGGGCTGCAAGGCGTCGAGTTTGCCAGCCCCTACTGTGCGACCAAAGCAGCCGTTGTGAGTTTGAGTGAGAGTTGGCGCAGCGAACTGGCTCATAGCGGAATTGAAGTCTCCGTGCTGTGCCCCGGCTTCGCAAAAACCAGGATTTACGACAGTTATCGCAACCGGCAACCGCAATACGGTGGCCCGGTTTATTTTGATGACCTGGTAAAACAGAAACCGTCCCGTGAAGCGAGTAAGGAAGTGGTGGTGACTGGTGTGGATGTTGAACTCATTGCGGAGCGTGTTGTGGAGGGTTTACTGAATAATGAGTTGTATATACTTACTCACCCTCAGTTCAGACAGTCTCAACAAACTCGTTTCGAAATGATTAATACTGCTTTTGATCGTGCTAGTGATTGA
- a CDS encoding SRPBCC family protein, whose translation MPDLRPAQGGGIAFSAPGQSMNVLAKETISIDRPAALIFDYVSNMENFGRWFQGVIAIEAVANEAHGTLGKTYLETVNIQLRGSRQIKLQVIESRKPTLFVTEGDFSPVMPRMEITITECGLSSRFEWKMYSRNHGILFRALLLPLIRSEITKRAQKSLPRLKAVLEQKTS comes from the coding sequence GTGCCGGACCTTCGCCCGGCACAGGGCGGCGGCATTGCGTTTTCAGCGCCGGGACAATCAATGAATGTGTTAGCCAAAGAAACTATTTCGATAGACAGGCCTGCTGCGCTCATATTCGATTATGTTTCCAACATGGAAAATTTTGGTCGATGGTTCCAGGGCGTGATAGCGATTGAGGCGGTGGCCAATGAGGCGCATGGAACGTTAGGCAAAACTTATCTGGAAACCGTAAACATACAGTTACGTGGATCACGTCAAATAAAGTTGCAAGTGATTGAATCCCGTAAGCCCACCCTGTTTGTGACCGAAGGTGATTTTTCGCCTGTTATGCCGCGTATGGAAATCACTATCACCGAATGCGGTTTGTCGTCTCGGTTCGAGTGGAAAATGTATAGCCGCAATCACGGTATTCTATTTCGTGCATTGTTACTTCCATTGATCCGGTCTGAAATCACCAAGCGCGCCCAAAAAAGCTTGCCTCGATTGAAAGCCGTCTTGGAACAAAAAACCAGTTAG
- a CDS encoding flippase translates to MSEHPQKTGVNLVRNTLFSFAANGSNLLLLGLLLVTGRLLPVQDFGLVTYSMALGATLALLSDMGTTELIKRTVARQPELGAIYLHNITTFKIAGAILGVGLAWLIAYFSADTSTALMCILLIVAGSIMKSFKLLVLGLFQANERFGFSSSAQIFHNIGLLVVCSATLFAGGGLTAFALSYFLFKFLDVVLSYLLVHQNLYPFKFGWNIGFQIETQKIAIPFGAFIIVQEIYWYGDTLMLSYLKDMQAVGYYNAAYRLLEGMIVFPNLICQAVLPHLSRLYQADSSAHNRLSITLQKICVAVAVFLSGASFILAPLVIEWVFGEAYLHAIGIFEILSLGFFFVFTNIYFLNLLVSIDGQKLLWKLSCGGLIFNLVLNAFVIPIWGAEGAAATTVLSEVLVLMIGLFLLADKLPVRDFVMPLLKAITIGAVILLICEFSGVGLNLWLSVLLYCALMVPVIYVSGLLSPRDIQDFARTR, encoded by the coding sequence ATGTCTGAGCATCCGCAAAAAACCGGCGTTAATCTTGTTCGGAATACCCTATTTTCATTTGCAGCCAACGGCAGTAATTTGCTCTTGTTGGGCTTGTTGCTGGTTACTGGTAGATTGTTGCCGGTGCAGGATTTTGGTCTGGTGACGTATTCGATGGCACTGGGTGCTACGCTGGCTTTGTTGTCGGATATGGGTACCACAGAGCTGATCAAGCGAACGGTGGCGAGACAGCCTGAGCTGGGTGCAATCTATTTGCACAATATCACTACCTTCAAAATTGCAGGTGCAATTCTGGGTGTCGGCTTGGCCTGGCTGATAGCCTATTTTAGTGCAGACACGTCCACTGCGTTGATGTGCATATTGTTAATCGTGGCCGGTTCGATAATGAAGTCATTCAAGTTGCTGGTGCTGGGTTTGTTTCAGGCTAACGAGCGATTTGGTTTTTCTTCCAGCGCACAGATCTTTCACAACATCGGTTTGCTGGTGGTCTGTTCTGCAACTCTTTTTGCTGGTGGGGGTCTAACGGCATTTGCTCTCAGTTATTTTCTGTTTAAATTTCTGGATGTGGTGCTTTCGTATTTGCTTGTGCATCAAAACCTTTATCCTTTTAAATTCGGATGGAATATCGGGTTTCAAATAGAAACGCAGAAAATTGCGATTCCGTTTGGCGCGTTTATTATCGTGCAGGAAATTTATTGGTATGGAGATACGTTAATGTTGTCCTACCTGAAAGACATGCAGGCGGTTGGATATTACAACGCCGCATATCGCCTGCTTGAAGGCATGATTGTTTTCCCGAACCTGATTTGTCAGGCAGTGCTGCCGCATCTCTCAAGGCTGTATCAGGCCGATTCATCTGCACATAATCGCCTGAGTATTACCCTGCAAAAAATTTGTGTCGCTGTGGCGGTGTTTCTATCCGGGGCCAGTTTCATATTGGCGCCGCTGGTAATTGAGTGGGTGTTCGGCGAAGCTTACTTGCATGCCATCGGGATATTCGAAATTCTTTCATTGGGTTTCTTTTTCGTATTTACCAACATCTATTTTCTCAATTTGCTGGTTTCCATAGACGGGCAAAAATTGCTGTGGAAATTGAGTTGTGGCGGACTAATATTCAATCTGGTGTTAAACGCTTTTGTCATACCAATCTGGGGCGCAGAAGGCGCAGCGGCAACCACGGTGCTGAGCGAGGTGTTGGTGCTCATGATCGGGCTTTTTTTATTGGCCGATAAGTTGCCGGTCAGAGATTTTGTGATGCCTTTACTAAAAGCGATCACTATCGGCGCCGTTATTTTATTGATTTGTGAGTTTTCGGGCGTTGGTTTGAATTTGTGGTTAAGCGTGTTGTTGTATTGTGCGTTGATGGTGCCGGTAATCTACGTTTCCGGGCTGTTATCCCCTAGGGATATTCAAGATTTTGCAAGGACAAGGTAA
- a CDS encoding polysaccharide deacetylase family protein has translation MDLKKIKYIASKTLRKNLDDLTALASGGYPGFVYRKLTLPGADQIPVFTFHRLEPVSFEAQLKHLAQNHYKTLSGDEFLSCLTGVKRLPPKAVLLTFDDCWGSLWAVAHPLLKKYGLQGVAFAISDAMEQGDGVGATLEDVWAGTRSMDEILGREVKAPLCNWAEIKRMSRAGTLEFQSHSRMHHSVYIDSEVVDFVNPDRYPSFMFSDFNPLINLGANEVAEWDLDARCYGEPIYPFRASFAARRRFIPNHQVSAACRAYVTERGGKHFFQSADWRKELMRVYTNIAEQESEKGTIVSYHQRLEELVQDLTMSKRIIEQNLENKVDQICLPWYQGDAIAVEAAKLADYRACHWGILNNTTVNTVGDDPFYVRRMNDEYLFALPGEGRQSLLQILAKKYLNIVKKRTGMY, from the coding sequence ATGGATCTGAAAAAAATAAAATACATCGCAAGCAAAACGCTGCGGAAAAATCTGGACGATCTGACTGCCCTGGCGAGTGGCGGCTACCCCGGCTTTGTTTATCGAAAACTGACCCTGCCCGGCGCTGATCAGATTCCGGTTTTTACTTTTCATCGATTGGAACCGGTGAGCTTTGAGGCGCAGCTTAAACACCTGGCTCAAAATCACTATAAAACCCTGAGTGGGGATGAGTTTCTTTCTTGTTTAACCGGCGTAAAGCGGTTACCCCCCAAGGCGGTTTTGCTGACCTTCGATGATTGTTGGGGTTCGCTTTGGGCGGTGGCGCACCCGTTGTTGAAGAAATACGGGCTTCAAGGAGTTGCGTTTGCAATATCCGATGCAATGGAACAAGGCGATGGGGTTGGCGCGACCCTGGAAGACGTGTGGGCCGGAACGCGTTCGATGGATGAAATACTGGGGCGAGAGGTGAAGGCACCGTTGTGTAACTGGGCCGAAATAAAGCGCATGAGTCGTGCGGGAACGTTGGAGTTTCAGTCTCATTCCAGAATGCATCATTCGGTGTATATCGATAGTGAGGTCGTGGACTTCGTTAATCCCGATCGTTACCCCTCATTTATGTTCAGTGATTTTAACCCGTTGATCAATCTGGGTGCGAACGAGGTCGCGGAATGGGATCTGGATGCCCGCTGCTACGGTGAGCCGATTTATCCTTTCCGCGCATCCTTTGCTGCGCGCCGCCGCTTCATACCGAATCACCAGGTCAGTGCCGCCTGTCGGGCCTACGTTACGGAGCGAGGCGGCAAGCACTTTTTTCAGTCGGCCGACTGGCGTAAAGAGTTGATGCGCGTCTATACCAATATAGCGGAACAGGAAAGTGAGAAAGGCACGATCGTCAGCTACCACCAGCGGCTGGAAGAGCTGGTCCAGGATCTGACGATGTCGAAACGGATAATAGAGCAAAACCTGGAGAACAAAGTGGATCAAATCTGTCTGCCCTGGTATCAGGGCGACGCTATTGCGGTTGAGGCAGCTAAACTGGCAGATTATCGCGCTTGCCATTGGGGTATCCTGAACAATACGACCGTCAATACGGTGGGTGATGATCCGTTTTACGTGCGGCGGATGAATGACGAGTATTTATTTGCGTTACCGGGTGAGGGGCGCCAATCATTGTTGCAAATCCTGGCAAAAAAATACTTAAATATCGTGAAGAAAAGAACCGGGATGTATTAG
- the katG gene encoding catalase/peroxidase HPI gives MGSNNNETASRCPVIHGSRTKLGDKSRSNRDWWPNQLNLKILHQNDTKSNPLGVDFNYADQFNKLNLAAIKKDLHGLMTDSQDWWPADYGHYGPFFIRMAWHSAGTYRIGDGRGGAGSGTQRFAPLGSWPDNVNLDKARRLLWPIKQKYGNKISWADLFILTGNVALESMGLKTFGFAGGRVDVWEPEEDINWGSESVWLDDERYSGDRNLENPLAAVQMGLIYVNPEGPNGNPDPKAAAVDIRETFKRMAMNDYETVALIAGGHTFGKAHGAGDAAQVGPDPEAAPIELQGLGWKNSMGTGFGVNTIGGGPEGAWTPTPIRWDNSFFDTLFGYEWELTKSPAGAQQWKPKGDAGRDTVPDAHDPSIRHAPFMATTDLALREDPAYLKISKHFHENPAELADAFSRAWYKLTHRDMGPVSRYLGSEVPKEELIWQDPVPPVTHKLINKQDIKELKNKILSSGLSVSDLVFTAWASASTFRGSDMRGGANGARIRLAPQKDWAVNQPKRLSKILKALDAIKSDFNKSQSGNKKVSLADLIVLGGCAAIEKAALDAGQKIKVPFQPGRTDASQEQTDIEAFEPLEPCADGFRNFQKTKYAVSAEELLVDKAQLLTLTAPEMTVLVGGLRALNANTNKTKHGVLTKRPGTLSNDFFMNLLDMRTEWKPTPDNEEVFEGIDRKSGKVKWTATRADLIFGSNSQLRALAEVYGQSDSQKKFINDFVKAWDKIMTADRFDLV, from the coding sequence ATGGGCAGCAATAATAATGAAACCGCATCCCGGTGCCCGGTCATCCACGGTTCCCGTACCAAACTGGGTGACAAAAGCAGATCCAACCGAGACTGGTGGCCAAATCAGCTAAATCTTAAAATCCTGCACCAGAACGACACTAAAAGTAACCCGCTGGGCGTCGATTTCAACTACGCAGACCAGTTTAACAAGCTCAACCTTGCCGCAATCAAAAAAGATCTGCATGGGCTAATGACCGACTCCCAGGATTGGTGGCCTGCCGATTACGGACACTACGGGCCTTTCTTTATCCGTATGGCCTGGCACAGTGCAGGCACCTACCGTATCGGTGACGGCCGCGGTGGCGCGGGCAGTGGTACACAACGCTTCGCGCCGCTGGGCAGCTGGCCGGACAATGTCAATCTTGACAAGGCGCGCCGCCTTCTATGGCCGATCAAACAAAAATACGGCAATAAGATTTCCTGGGCAGACTTGTTTATCCTCACCGGCAACGTTGCGCTTGAATCCATGGGATTGAAAACCTTTGGCTTTGCTGGTGGACGGGTTGATGTTTGGGAACCGGAAGAAGACATCAACTGGGGCTCTGAATCGGTCTGGCTGGACGACGAACGCTATTCCGGCGACCGTAACCTGGAAAATCCGCTCGCTGCCGTACAAATGGGCCTCATTTACGTTAACCCGGAAGGGCCTAACGGCAATCCAGACCCGAAAGCCGCCGCCGTCGACATTCGCGAAACCTTCAAACGTATGGCAATGAACGATTATGAAACCGTCGCCCTAATCGCTGGTGGCCACACATTTGGTAAAGCGCATGGGGCCGGCGATGCAGCACAAGTGGGGCCCGATCCGGAAGCCGCTCCTATCGAATTACAGGGACTGGGTTGGAAAAACAGCATGGGCACGGGTTTCGGCGTTAACACCATCGGTGGCGGGCCCGAAGGCGCCTGGACCCCGACCCCGATACGCTGGGATAACAGTTTCTTTGACACATTGTTCGGTTACGAGTGGGAACTCACTAAAAGCCCTGCCGGCGCTCAACAATGGAAACCGAAAGGCGACGCGGGCAGAGACACTGTTCCCGATGCGCACGACCCATCCATAAGACACGCTCCGTTTATGGCCACTACCGATCTTGCACTGAGGGAAGATCCTGCTTATCTGAAAATATCAAAGCACTTCCATGAGAACCCAGCCGAACTGGCCGATGCCTTTTCACGCGCTTGGTATAAATTAACCCACCGCGACATGGGGCCTGTTTCCCGCTATCTGGGATCCGAAGTACCGAAAGAAGAGTTAATCTGGCAAGACCCGGTACCCCCTGTTACCCACAAACTGATTAACAAGCAAGATATCAAGGAGCTGAAAAACAAAATTCTGTCATCCGGACTGTCGGTATCCGACCTGGTCTTCACCGCCTGGGCGTCGGCTTCGACTTTCCGCGGCTCGGACATGCGGGGTGGCGCTAACGGCGCCCGCATCCGCCTGGCGCCACAGAAAGATTGGGCTGTGAACCAACCGAAGCGACTGTCAAAGATACTCAAAGCACTGGATGCCATTAAAAGCGACTTCAACAAGTCTCAATCCGGTAACAAAAAAGTCTCCCTGGCAGATTTAATCGTGCTTGGCGGCTGTGCAGCAATAGAAAAAGCGGCGCTGGATGCCGGGCAAAAAATCAAGGTTCCGTTTCAACCCGGCCGCACAGATGCGTCGCAAGAGCAAACCGACATTGAAGCGTTCGAACCACTTGAACCATGCGCTGATGGCTTCCGCAACTTCCAGAAAACCAAGTATGCGGTTTCTGCTGAAGAGCTGTTGGTCGACAAAGCTCAACTGTTGACGCTGACTGCACCTGAAATGACGGTCTTGGTGGGTGGACTGCGCGCACTTAACGCCAACACAAATAAAACCAAACACGGTGTACTCACCAAGAGGCCCGGCACGCTGAGCAACGACTTCTTTATGAATTTGCTGGACATGAGGACGGAGTGGAAACCCACGCCTGACAACGAAGAGGTCTTCGAGGGTATCGATCGCAAGTCAGGAAAAGTCAAGTGGACTGCGACCCGCGCCGACCTGATTTTCGGATCCAACTCACAGCTAAGAGCACTGGCTGAAGTCTATGGGCAAAGCGACTCACAGAAAAAATTCATTAATGACTTCGTGAAAGCCTGGGACAAAATCATGACAGCCGATCGTTTTGACCTGGTGTAA